Proteins encoded by one window of Lasioglossum baleicum chromosome 4, iyLasBale1, whole genome shotgun sequence:
- the LOC143208031 gene encoding uncharacterized protein LOC143208031, protein MKTAHSVVRHLGCRSGHRMEGTPDSTISVHLRVFEQRGSAFEPVTPNADSCSLLQDKLNWGSRCVKWCGISGGNICAPCTRVYPPPKGTKFSTTTGGRRSQPFGKSGNIGIKPGNLLSLFD, encoded by the exons ATGAAGACAGCGCACTCCGTTGTACGTCATCTCGGGTGTCGTTCAG GACACCGAATGGAAGGCACTCCGGATTCAACGATCAGCGTCCATCTGCGCGTGTTCGAACAAAGGGGGTCAGCCTTTGAACCAGTTACTCCGAATGCGGATTCTTGCTCGCTTCTGCAGGACAAATTAAATTGGGGCTCGCGTTGCGTGAAATGGTGTGGCATCTCGGGGGGTAACATATGTGCCCCGTGTACCCGGGTGTACCCTCCTCCGAAGGGAACGAAATTCTCGACAACAACGGGAGGGCGACGTTCGCAACCATTTGGGAAAAGTGGAAATATCGGGATCAAGCCAGGAAACCTCCTATCATTGTTCGATTGA